From Actinomyces procaprae:
TCCGCCCCTGCCTGCCAGTCGGGGAAGAAGGTGCGCGCACGCGGATCCAGGAAGATGAACCGCGCCATATTCGGGTGCGCGCCGGCGACGTCGGGGATCGGGTCGATGAACATGGGGGAGTACAGCGCCCGGGCCATGTTGTTGGCGGCCAGGTAGTCGCCCGAGCCGTTGCGCACCGCGGCCGGCATCACCATCGCATCCAGGATCCACTGGGTGTCCTGCCGTATCGCGCAGCTCTTGGGACGCGCGCGACGACGCCGCACCCGCCCCGTGGGGGTGATGGTGCGAGCCAGGTCGATGAGGTGCTGGCGTTCGGCGTCGTCCAGCAGCAGCGCGGAGGCGAGCGCGTCCAGGACCTCTTCGGAGGCGCCGGCCGCGTTGCCGCGCTCCAGGCGCGTGTAATAGTCGACGCTCACCCCGGCGAGCATGGCGACTTCCTCCCGGCGCAGGCCCGGCACGCGCCGGTGTCCGGCGACGACGGGCAGTCCCACCATCTGCGGGGTCACCTTGGCCCGGCGCGTAGTCAGGAAGTCCTTCATCTCCCTACGGGCGTCGGCGGGCACGGAGGGCGGCTGCTGCTTCATGGGTGAAGGCTATGCGCCGCGATGGGACGGAGGGAGGACCGCTTAGACCCCGTCAGGTGGCGTGGGGTCTTCGGGCGGCGGTGGCGCGGGGCTGAGGGACCGGGCTGAGCCTGGCGGCGCCAGGTGGCTGTGCGAGGCGGCGGATCTTTAACAGCTGCGTCGCAATGGTGGGGAATCCGCCCGTCCCGCGGCCGGTCGGAACCAGGTCGGCTCGTAGGCTGCCCGGGTGAACATCCTCCAGGGACGCCCTCGCCACGCGCTCGCGGCGCTCACCATCGCGTTCACCGCGGTTGGCCTGGCTGCATGCGGTGCCATATTCCCCGCCACGAGTGTCAGCCCCTCGGCTGCAGCCAGGGCGACGCAGGCCGCCACCGCGGTCGTCCCCGCGGGGCTGGAGGGCTACTACAGCCAGGACATCGAGTGGTACCCGTGTGAGGAGGGGAGCATGACCGAGGCGGACGGCGGCGCCGACTTCGAGTGCGCATACGCCGCCGTGCCCCTGGACTACGCCGACCCCGACGGGCAGACCATCGACATCGCCATGAAGCGGCGTGCCGCCTCGGGTTCCGCAATCGGAACGCTGTTCATCAACCCGGGTGGGCCCGGGGGCTCCGGCGTGAACCTGGTGGAGTCGGTCGACGGCTACTTCTCCGACTCCCTGCTCAGGTCGTACGACGTGGTCGGCTTTGATCCGCGCGGCGTCGGCGCCTCGACGGCGATCGACTGCCTTACCGACGCGGAGCTGGATGCGGACCGGGCCGGCTCCGAGGTGGACTCGGCCGTGGGAGCCCCGGCCAAGGACGACGCCGCGGACGCGGCCGAGACTCAGGCGGAGGTGGAGGCGTACGCCTCGTGGTACGAGGACAAGTGCGAGGCCAACACTCCCGCGGACCTGCTCGACCACGTTGACACGGTCTCCGCCGCCCGTGACCTGGATGTGCTGCGCGCCGCCGTCGGCGAGGACGTGCTGACCTACCTGGGCTACTCCTACGGCACCTACCTGGGGGCGACCTACGCCGAGCTCTTCCCCGCCAACGTGGGCCGCATGGTCCTGGACGGCGCCATTGACCCGACGCTGAGCGCCGGCGAGCTCACCCTGGGCCAGGCCGACGGCTTCGAGAAGGCGCTGCGCGCCTATGTGGAGGACTGCCTCGCCGGCGACAACTGTCCTCTGAGCGGTGGCGTGGACGGCGGTGTCTCCCAGATCCGGGACTTTCTCCAAGTCACCGCCGACGCGCCGATCCCCACCTCCGATCCCGACCGCCCGCTTACGTACTCGCTGGCCGAGTCCGCGGTCCTGGGCATCCTGTACCAGTCCGAGTCCTGGCACGTGCTGACCCAGGGCCTGGACCAGGCGATGAACCAGGACGACGGCTCCGTGCTGTTGCGTGTGGCCGACCTGTTCGCCTCCCGGGAGGGCGACGGCTCGTACAGCGGCAACGGCAATGAAGCCATCAATGCGATCAACTGTTTGGACTATCCGGTGGTCGGTGACGCCGACAGCTGGGAGGAGGAGCGGGAGGCGCTTGAGGAGGTATCGCCGACCTTCGGCGCGGACCTGGGCTACTCCGACCTGTTCTGCCAGGCCTGGGGGCACGAGTCCACGCGAGAGCGCACGGAGATTCACGCCTCCGGCGCCGCCCCGATACTGGTGGTCGGCACCACCGGCGACCCCGCGACTCCGTACGCCTGGTCGCAGGCGCTCGCGGAGCAGCTCGACGACGCCCGCCTGGTGACCTGGAGGGGTAATGGGCACACCGCTTATGGGCGCTCGGACGCGTGCGTGAGCGACGCCGTCGACGACTACCTGCTGGCCGGCGTGCTGCCGGAGGCGGGACTCACCTGCGGCTGAAGGTGCGCCGTCGGGCGGGCGAGGGGCCGGCCGCCTCAGCGCTCGGTCGGCTCTGTGAGCTCTCCGGCCAGGTTCCGCCCCATCCAGGTCCCGAGCTCGGCCCCACGCATTCCCTGTGAGGCCAGGAACTGTAGTTTCGCGTAGGTGGCCTCCAACGTCATGTCGTGGCTGCCCACGGCACCCGCTTCGGCGGCTCCGGCTCCGGCGGCGTAGCGGCCAAGTGCGACCTCCGCCTGGAGGCACTGGGAGGCGACCACTACGGTGACGCCTGCCCGTGCCGCGCGGGACAGCGCGGACAGTGGGCCGTCGTCGGCCGCGGGCAGGTTGCCGACGCCGAAGGCCCGCAGGATCACAGCCACCGGTGCAGGAGTCAGCGCGGCCTCCAGGCGGGCGGCGGTCAGTCCGGGCACCAGGTCGATTACGACGACGTCGTGGCGGGTGTAAGGCGCCGGCGCGGGGCGCCCGGTGCTCGCGTCGTGCTCCGCGCGCTGCGCCGACCAGTGCCAGGGGGCGCCGGCGGTGGCGAGCGGGGGGATTGCGGGGGAGTCGAATCCCTGGAGGTCCCAGGTGGAGGTCTTGGTCGCCCGGTTGCCGGCCAGTAGGCGGCCGCCGAAGAACAGGTGCACTCCGCGCGGCGCACCGTGAGTAAGCGCGTAGACGGCGCCGGTGACGTTGGCGGCGGCGTCGGAGTGGGCGGCGCCCAGCGGCAGTTGGGAGCCGGTGACCACGACCGGCCGGTTGAGATCGGTCAGTGCGTAGGACAACGCGGCGGCCGTGTAGGCCATGGTGTCGGTGCCGTGCAGCACCACGAACGCGTCGGCCCGATCCGCGTGTCGGC
This genomic window contains:
- a CDS encoding alpha/beta hydrolase; translated protein: MNILQGRPRHALAALTIAFTAVGLAACGAIFPATSVSPSAAARATQAATAVVPAGLEGYYSQDIEWYPCEEGSMTEADGGADFECAYAAVPLDYADPDGQTIDIAMKRRAASGSAIGTLFINPGGPGGSGVNLVESVDGYFSDSLLRSYDVVGFDPRGVGASTAIDCLTDAELDADRAGSEVDSAVGAPAKDDAADAAETQAEVEAYASWYEDKCEANTPADLLDHVDTVSAARDLDVLRAAVGEDVLTYLGYSYGTYLGATYAELFPANVGRMVLDGAIDPTLSAGELTLGQADGFEKALRAYVEDCLAGDNCPLSGGVDGGVSQIRDFLQVTADAPIPTSDPDRPLTYSLAESAVLGILYQSESWHVLTQGLDQAMNQDDGSVLLRVADLFASREGDGSYSGNGNEAINAINCLDYPVVGDADSWEEEREALEEVSPTFGADLGYSDLFCQAWGHESTRERTEIHASGAAPILVVGTTGDPATPYAWSQALAEQLDDARLVTWRGNGHTAYGRSDACVSDAVDDYLLAGVLPEAGLTCG
- a CDS encoding helix-turn-helix domain-containing protein, whose amino-acid sequence is MKQQPPSVPADARREMKDFLTTRRAKVTPQMVGLPVVAGHRRVPGLRREEVAMLAGVSVDYYTRLERGNAAGASEEVLDALASALLLDDAERQHLIDLARTITPTGRVRRRRARPKSCAIRQDTQWILDAMVMPAAVRNGSGDYLAANNMARALYSPMFIDPIPDVAGAHPNMARFIFLDPRARTFFPDWQAGAEDLVAMLRLEAGSDPNNPCLQALIGELSTRSREFADLWARHDVGYVCRAEKVVNHPVVGQMHLYYEPAAMASTPGMTMLVYGAEPGSSSAEALRLLSSWAATELAPAADRQR
- a CDS encoding asparaginase, yielding MHIHFIYAGGTIGMVDSPRGLRPGADLDSWLSRLVPPAPTRPISKAQRPAGSSPREASSSGATYTLTTLSPLLDSSDTTPETWQTIIDEIRRHADRADAFVVLHGTDTMAYTAAALSYALTDLNRPVVVTGSQLPLGAAHSDAAANVTGAVYALTHGAPRGVHLFFGGRLLAGNRATKTSTWDLQGFDSPAIPPLATAGAPWHWSAQRAEHDASTGRPAPAPYTRHDVVVIDLVPGLTAARLEAALTPAPVAVILRAFGVGNLPAADDGPLSALSRAARAGVTVVVASQCLQAEVALGRYAAGAGAAEAGAVGSHDMTLEATYAKLQFLASQGMRGAELGTWMGRNLAGELTEPTER